One window of the Brevibacterium limosum genome contains the following:
- a CDS encoding serine hydrolase, which produces MSELKFDGLPGVRFSALAFDVDSGERVFAHNENDELDTASMGKVFLLHTALQMYQDGTLDLEERLHRRPSERVDESGIWYLMEQDDLSIFDVALLIGAFSDNFATNVLIRRVGLENVAAQVKALGYRNSGLHDFLRWPRPAKAPRTLSTGTAAELSDFMARHAKDEFWDESTNEVFRRWLGAGADTSMVASAFDLDPLAHYNYQRDVWVWNKTGTNGTIRADAGIVMTRTRRVAYAVFANWEPGTDRVVDVMPVMREAGDAIHRFL; this is translated from the coding sequence ATGAGCGAACTGAAATTCGATGGACTGCCCGGAGTGCGCTTCAGTGCTCTGGCCTTCGACGTCGACAGCGGGGAGAGGGTGTTCGCCCACAACGAGAACGACGAACTCGACACCGCCAGCATGGGCAAGGTCTTCCTGCTCCACACGGCGCTGCAGATGTATCAGGACGGCACGCTTGACCTGGAGGAACGTCTGCACCGGAGGCCGTCGGAGAGAGTCGACGAATCCGGGATCTGGTACCTCATGGAGCAGGACGACCTGAGCATCTTCGACGTCGCTCTGCTCATCGGCGCGTTCAGCGACAACTTCGCGACGAACGTGCTCATCCGTCGTGTCGGCCTGGAGAACGTCGCAGCTCAGGTGAAGGCGCTCGGGTACCGGAACTCCGGTCTGCACGACTTCCTGCGCTGGCCGCGACCGGCCAAGGCCCCGCGGACCCTGTCGACGGGCACCGCCGCGGAGCTCTCCGACTTCATGGCCCGGCATGCCAAGGACGAGTTCTGGGACGAGTCGACGAACGAGGTCTTCCGGCGCTGGTTGGGAGCCGGCGCGGACACCTCGATGGTCGCCTCGGCGTTCGATCTCGACCCGCTCGCGCATTACAACTACCAGCGCGATGTGTGGGTGTGGAACAAGACCGGCACGAACGGGACGATCAGGGCCGATGCCGGGATCGTCATGACGCGGACGCGCCGCGTCGCCTACGCCGTGTTCGCGAACTGGGAGCCGGGCACCGACCGCGTCGTCGACGTCATGCCGGTCATGCGCGAAGCCGGCGACGCGATCCACCGGTTCCTCTGA
- a CDS encoding DUF3870 domain-containing protein, with the protein MSETIFLTGEAKAPSNNPITSQFGLFYVAFEIEPDTHRILDVDCTATLALTRNFIRSLFVDADITDPGRLIERIQRRYHGSSQKALITAVNNAAKKYREVAA; encoded by the coding sequence ATGTCCGAAACGATCTTTCTCACAGGCGAAGCGAAGGCTCCGTCGAACAACCCGATCACCAGTCAGTTCGGTCTGTTCTACGTGGCTTTCGAGATCGAACCGGACACCCACCGCATCCTCGATGTGGACTGCACGGCGACGTTGGCTCTGACCCGAAACTTCATTCGGAGCCTGTTCGTCGATGCCGACATCACGGACCCCGGTCGACTGATCGAGCGCATCCAGCGCCGTTACCACGGTTCCTCGCAGAAGGCGCTGATCACAGCAGTGAACAACGCCGCGAAGAAGTACCGCGAGGTTGCCGCTTAG
- a CDS encoding DUF819 family protein — translation MITDGYLFISLLLAISAALVVADRSGRFKLFKYVPGFVILYIVAALLNTIGVFDHTGGDIDDVGDTLRTALLPAMILLMLFKCDIRQIIKLGPKLLLTFAVTAASIIAGFIVSYLILHSSLDPEAWKALGALNASWTGGSANMVAVQEVLHAPEDVFGYVLIVDTVLYSFWLLLIFSSVTVSDAFNRWTKADMSKLDFTDRVDAEEEKPMTLSSIFGLIGFALLASALAIRLGELLPEVGVVINATAWTILIVSILGLVIGSTRFGKTAGSNELASILLYLIIGIIASGSDFTSLAEAPLYLVAGIVVLVVHIAIMLIYAKLTRTELFSLAVASTANIGGIASAPVVAGAFNRQLVPVGVLFALMGTFLGTFLGLWSAQILSGLA, via the coding sequence GTGATCACGGACGGTTATCTATTCATCAGCCTGCTTCTGGCGATCTCCGCAGCGCTCGTCGTTGCGGACCGGAGCGGGCGTTTCAAGCTCTTCAAGTATGTGCCCGGCTTCGTCATCCTCTATATCGTGGCCGCGCTGCTCAACACCATCGGCGTCTTCGACCACACCGGCGGGGACATCGACGACGTCGGCGACACTCTGCGCACGGCGCTGCTGCCCGCGATGATCCTGCTCATGCTGTTCAAGTGCGATATCCGGCAGATCATCAAGCTCGGGCCGAAGCTGCTGCTGACCTTCGCCGTGACCGCGGCGAGCATCATCGCAGGCTTCATCGTCAGCTACCTCATCCTGCACTCGAGCCTCGACCCGGAGGCGTGGAAGGCCCTCGGCGCGCTCAACGCCTCCTGGACGGGCGGCTCGGCGAACATGGTCGCGGTGCAGGAAGTCCTCCACGCCCCTGAGGACGTGTTCGGCTACGTCCTCATCGTCGACACCGTCCTCTACTCGTTCTGGCTGCTGCTCATCTTCTCCTCCGTCACGGTCTCCGACGCCTTCAACCGGTGGACGAAGGCCGATATGTCGAAGCTCGACTTCACCGACCGCGTCGACGCTGAGGAGGAGAAGCCGATGACCCTGTCGTCGATCTTCGGCCTCATCGGATTCGCGCTTCTGGCCTCGGCACTGGCGATCCGCCTCGGCGAACTGCTGCCCGAGGTCGGGGTCGTCATCAACGCCACGGCCTGGACGATCCTCATCGTCAGCATCCTCGGCCTCGTCATCGGATCGACTCGCTTCGGCAAGACCGCCGGATCCAATGAGCTCGCCTCGATCCTGCTCTACCTCATCATCGGCATCATCGCCTCCGGTTCGGACTTCACGTCTCTGGCTGAAGCACCGCTGTACCTGGTGGCCGGAATCGTCGTTCTGGTCGTCCACATCGCCATCATGCTCATCTACGCGAAGCTCACCCGCACCGAACTCTTCAGCCTCGCCGTGGCCAGCACTGCCAACATCGGCGGCATCGCCTCGGCACCGGTCGTCGCCGGTGCCTTCAACCGGCAGCTCGTCCCGGTCGGTGTGCTGTTCGCGCTGATGGGAACGTTCCTCGGCACGTTCCTCGGTCTGTGGTCGGCACAGATCCTGTCCGGACTGGCATGA